CAGTGCCATTCCAACGTCAGGTATGACAGTCTCTATAACACAGACAGCTGATGGCGGccccttctttgttttcttttcctcatggCTGGTGAAAGAATCCCTATtatgaaaatgaagaccatgcGAGAAACTCTAAGGGAAAGAAGTTTGCTGACAAATTTCTCTGAGGAACACCCTTACAGCCTGTCCCAGAACGCCACTAATGACCAAAACATAATTTATCATCCTCTGAGGAACCATAAGGATGTGAGTGTGTTGGAAGGATGGTGCTCCACAGCGCCCCCTGGTGCTCTGGCTTTGCACTGGGGTTCAAGTGGAGATGCCAGCGGGGTGGTTGGGGCTGGGGCTCCTGCAGGAGGCAGAAACACGGGGGAACAGGGACCCATTCCCAGAGGAGAAGGCAGTCTCATCCTCAACTCTTGGTCTGTGGTGATTGGGCCCAGCAATGACTAGGGGGCAGACAAACATCCATTTCTGTGCCAAAGGTGTATCATTAGTTTGAGGGAGATTGTTCTTTCTGAGCTAAGTGAGCCACTCAGTTACAGATGAAGGGTAAACCATGCCGATCAAAAGATAAAGGCAACTGCAAATCAGTTGGGAAATCCCGAGCAGACGTATGTCAGCATCCACAGATGCATGGATACCAGTAAAAAAGTTAATGAGCCCCTATGGCATGTGAGCCCATATGAATCAAACACTATAGTGTTGCTTGATTTGGAAAAAAGTCTGATATCTTCTTCATGAATGCACAGGCCATCCCGAGAGACAGGCAGGGAGTAAATAGCTGTCAAATAAATTGGCCACCTGCCTGTTGTTGAGAGGTCATGGTCCGAGTTTAGAAGAAGTGGCCTGGGGTGATCGAGGAGGGCCATCTGTAAGAGAAGGGGCTCAGTCTGGAAGAGGAGACTGGAGAGCTTCTCAAATGAAGCGGCCACGACTTCCCtctgggtccagtggttaagaatctgtgcttctaTTGATTGAAGGAGTGGCGGGTTCCATCCTTAGTCAAGACAGTAAGATTCAGCATGCCATGCAGCCctaacagaaagaaaaggaatcaaaTCAGGCAGTCATCTGAGCAGAGGCTGTGTGGCGTGGTTGGAGAGTGATTTCAGGAGACACGGGACACCTCAAGGGTGGCAGCAGTCTGCGAATCAAGGGTGGCCAGTGCAGCCAAGTCTGCCCTAATCACCCCACCTTGGCCTCTGTAGTTTTCCTACATCGGCAACATCAACATTGGAACACCCCCCCAGGAATTCCAGGTCCTCTTTGACACTGGCTCATCTGGCTTGTGGGTGCCCTCCATATACTGCCAGAGTCCCAGCTGCTGTGAGtacctgctcccctccccacctcgccCATCTTGTATTTCCCCTCCAACtcccttctccatccttggcaCCTGGGGGacactcatctcttgtgtctgcagATAAACATAAAAGCTTCGTCCCTTGTAACTCCTCCACCTTCAAGGCCACAAACAAGATCTTCAATACCAACTACAGCTCTGTGTCGATAAAGGGATATCTTGTCTATGACACCGTTCGGGTAATGTGGAAACAGAAGCTAAGTTGGGGCTGCCCTGGGAGCAACCACTGCTTACAAAACAGATGCCAGACCAGCTGGCAGTCCCCTAGTGACTGGATGTCTGCCCCTCAGGACCCTGTCCCTGGGTAGATAGCACCTCAGCTGACACACAAACTCCCAGAATAGCTAATCCAGACAGTGGCTCGGGGCAGGGACTTACAGCTCCTTTGCCCGTGAGCAGCTCAAGATTCGTTTCACTAGgagcagggagagggaggagaaaacACCACATTTATATTCTCAGACTACGCTGGCACCTTCATGGTAATAACTCATGCGACCCTGCAGCAATCACACGCAGCAGGTACTATGATTAGCTTCATGACACAGGTGAAggaactgaggtgcagagagcaAGGGCCTTGTCAGGGTCACACATCTAGTAAGTGATGGAGCTGGGCTAGCCAATCAGGACTCAAGCAGGTGTGGGAATTTGGGAAGAGGATAAAACTGATTCAGGGTCCCTGGTGGCAGCATAGAGCTTCAGGTATCCAGACAAGGAAAGCAGGGGGCCAAACACGTGGGAGAGGACTGATAAATAGGTTCTCACTCTAGGGGAATTTTGACAGTGTAATAAAAACAATGGCCTGACTTCCCCAAAGTGCTTGAATATTTCTGCACCCACCCCaccctgtctctttctctctcttttcctctgtatttcccaaacaaacacatgcacacacaaacacatcccCAAATGCATGTTTCCCAGGCAGAATTTTCTGGAGGTCCTTGCAAGTGACATTAAATAATGGGGCTTCTGTCTCTCTGGGCAGACATAGAATTCACAAGCATTGCCTTGAATTCAGTTCATTTCTGTCATCACATCATAGTGATGCCAAAGAGAAGGCTATCCCGCTCTCTACTCATTTTGTCCTCAGGGGGCACCATTGGGTCCTGTCCTGACTCTTGGTTGCTCCACCTGTACAGAAGGCATGACGGCCAATTTGACTCACTCAGATGGTGTTTGCAGGAGGAGCAGGTGTTGTTAAAACCCACAGCCCCGCAAAAATGGAACACGAATTCCTGTCCCAGCTTGATCTAACCAACTGAGATCAGTCCAGAGCACAGGCAGGCCTCAGTTCTTCTCTGCAGTGCTAATGACATCTACACCCCAGCCTAGTCCCAGCCCCAATTCCCAATCCTTTATGTGGGAACACTCTCCTCTCTACAGATCGGGAACCTTGTTAGTGTGGCCCAGCCATTTGGCCTAAGCCTGAAGGAGTTTGGGTTTGAAGATGTACCCTTTGATGGCATCCTGGGACTAGGTTACCCCCGACCCACTGTCACAGGGGCCTCCCCGATCTTCGACAACCTGATGAAACAAGGAGTCTTTTCTGAGCCTGTCTTTGCCTTCTACTTGAGCAGGTAAGTCTGAGGTGGGTCAGACCTCTCTAATTCAGCGGTAAGATGGTTTCAGTTGCATTAAAAATTATAGACCATATGATCTGGAAGTTTCCTGAGAGATAGTCTAGCCCAGGGTAACTATGGCCCCGGGGCCTTACCTGGCCCCACCACTggtatttgtaaataaaattttattgatcaAAACCATGATCACGGGCTCATGGGCAGGGACTTGGTCCAGTGGGTGGGGGAAGAGGGAGAACAATGGAAGGTGTCAGGAAACAGGTTGGAGGAAAAAGCAATAGGATTTGCTGGCGGATTAGATacggaagggcttccctggtgactcagatattaaagaatgtgcctgcaatgcaggggactcaggtttgatccccagatcaggaagctcccctggagaagggaatggctatctactccaggatttttgattggagaattccaaggacagaggagcctggtgggctattgtccatggggttgcaaagagtcagccacgactgtgtgactgacagacacatacaaacacatttgATATGGAAAAAAGGAGAGGGGTGGCATGAATGTTTCCTTCCATACTAACACTTCCCCAGGAGCCCAGGACCAGCTACACAGTCTGTGGGAGCCAGTGCAAAGTAAAAATGTGGGACCCtttgtttaaaaagtatttgGATTTCAAGACAgggagagccccatgaacagcacAGGTCACAGGCTCGTGAAGCCATCCCTGGATGAGACTGAACCCTCACCCTCATTGTCCTTAAGCCTGGGCTGTTTTTGAAAAATGACAGGCTAAACAAGGAGGAAGCCAGACTCCTCCAGCACAGTATCCTTTGAGGGTATTTCTCAGCACTTACGTTGCCATACAGGACCAAGTCCTCCTCAGAAAGTTGTGGTCAAAGCACAGCCTGGCTGCCTACCTTTGGACTTCTGTGACACTCATTAGCTGTGACCAACCCAGGTCCACTACTCAATCCCTCTGAGCCTCGATTTCTGCGTCTCTAAAATGGATTCTGTAGTAGTGCCTCTGATGGGTGGATAAGCACAACCCTCAGATAGCGTGTGGTGTTACTCTCCTCTAGCAAgaccctctcttccttctctccacagTCAGAAGGAGAATGGCAGCGTGGTGATGTTTGGAGGGGTGAACCGTGACTACTATAAGGGAGAACTCAACTGGGTACCAGTGTCCCAAGTGGGCAACTGGCATATAAACGTGGACAGGTAAGCCTCTCCCTCTGAGAGCCACCCCAAGTGAGGCTCCCACATGTACACGTggacacatgcagacacacacaaatgcaccCCAGCTACACagtcacatacacagacacagactcCACCCCAAAAGACGcacatagaaacacacacagCATCAGACTTATAAACACACAAAGGCACACAAATACCAATacaaacacagacacatagaGAAACAGTGATATgcagacatagacacacacacacccaagacACAAATAGACACATGCAGACATGcaagcacacagatacacacacctcCCACGGATTGATAATCACCCCAGGC
This window of the Capra hircus breed San Clemente chromosome 29, ASM170441v1, whole genome shotgun sequence genome carries:
- the LOC102178798 gene encoding pregnancy-associated glycoprotein 2-like; translation: MKWLGLLGLVALSECMVIIPIMKMKTMRETLRERSLLTNFSEEHPYSLSQNATNDQNIIYHPLRNHKDFSYIGNINIGTPPQEFQVLFDTGSSGLWVPSIYCQSPSCYKHKSFVPCNSSTFKATNKIFNTNYSSVSIKGYLVYDTVRIGNLVSVAQPFGLSLKEFGFEDVPFDGILGLGYPRPTVTGASPIFDNLMKQGVFSEPVFAFYLSSQKENGSVVMFGGVNRDYYKGELNWVPVSQVGNWHINVDSISMNGTVVACKRGCQALLDTGTAFLRGPRGPVSKIQKFIHARPIGREHVVSCQSIGTLPPVVFTINGIDYPVPAEAYTQSLSGYCFSNFLVRPPRVNESETWVLGEVFLRLYFSVFDRGNNRIGLAPAV